From the genome of Winogradskyella forsetii, one region includes:
- a CDS encoding DUF4856 domain-containing protein — MRKLALYLLLVAVVLSSCSSDDNSSEDNQLIIPPTYQFTRNGNSTVNYIDQTNGILMANQFITALVNVNRTEMELQGMYNNTGNYFSTSALNESPINLRGKTAASQDYFSNNASVSSAIRSDVDGWITNQVVEVFPNWAITATSGTAGKLTEADNITIRRVSAKGVQYAQLMGKVIVGSFMIDQILNDNLSVAVLDAGNNRANNDNEVLVDGSNYTAMEHKWDEAFGYAYGLDNAQSPQLNQDFFLNKYISRVENDSDFAGIADDIYSAFKIGRAAIVAKDYDLRDEQADIIKEKLSVIIGIRSVFYLRQGVFQLETDKARAFHELSEAYGFIYALQFTRQPGTISPYFTKAEIDAYLAQLMIGNGFWDVTDETLNQIATAIANRFNFSVEEAEFAPQ, encoded by the coding sequence ATGAGAAAACTTGCCCTTTACCTATTATTAGTAGCTGTTGTTTTGTCTTCTTGTTCTAGCGATGACAATAGTTCAGAAGATAATCAACTCATTATTCCACCAACATACCAGTTTACAAGAAACGGAAATTCCACGGTTAATTACATAGATCAAACCAATGGGATTTTAATGGCTAACCAATTTATAACTGCACTTGTTAATGTTAATAGAACGGAAATGGAACTTCAAGGTATGTATAACAATACTGGGAATTATTTTTCCACATCAGCCTTAAATGAATCTCCTATTAATTTAAGAGGCAAAACAGCAGCCTCACAAGACTATTTTTCAAACAATGCATCTGTGTCCAGTGCTATAAGATCTGATGTGGATGGGTGGATAACCAATCAGGTAGTAGAAGTGTTTCCCAATTGGGCTATTACCGCTACATCTGGAACTGCAGGAAAATTGACTGAAGCAGATAATATCACTATACGTCGGGTAAGTGCTAAAGGTGTTCAATATGCTCAGCTTATGGGTAAGGTAATAGTTGGAAGTTTTATGATTGATCAGATATTAAATGATAATTTAAGCGTAGCCGTTTTAGATGCTGGAAACAATAGAGCAAATAATGACAATGAAGTCTTGGTAGATGGCAGTAACTATACCGCCATGGAACATAAATGGGATGAAGCATTTGGTTATGCTTATGGTTTGGACAATGCACAATCACCGCAATTAAATCAAGATTTTTTTCTCAATAAATATATTTCAAGGGTAGAGAATGATTCAGATTTCGCAGGAATAGCCGATGACATTTATAGTGCTTTTAAAATAGGAAGAGCTGCTATCGTCGCAAAGGACTATGATCTTAGAGATGAACAAGCTGATATTATTAAAGAAAAGCTTTCCGTAATTATTGGAATACGATCGGTGTTCTATTTGCGTCAAGGTGTATTCCAATTGGAAACAGATAAGGCCAGAGCGTTTCATGAATTGTCAGAAGCCTACGGGTTTATTTACGCATTGCAATTTACACGCCAGCCAGGTACAATAAGTCCATACTTTACAAAAGCGGAAATTGATGCTTACTTAGCGCAACTTATGATAGGAAATGGTTTTTGGGATGTAACTGATGAAACATTAAATCAAATTGCCACTGCTATAGCAAACCGTTTTAATTTTAGTGTAGAAGAGGCTGAATTCGCTCCACAATAA
- a CDS encoding DUF4856 domain-containing protein: protein MKKIALSLLVIGSVLTSCSSDDDNGASEPQVVAPTTYQFERDGNSTVSFSGQTTRIAMGEEFVNALKDDSYTESQLDGMFAHVDGASDFANADLNASDKSIRSKVAASKDYYSANTTEANAIKSQFDTWISDQVTDVFPNWNNTASAGTAGQLQQAGGGSIRYINAKGFEINQLVAKGLIGSLMTDQILNNYLSPAVLDEASNITNNNNDVVEDGKSYTTMEHKWDEAFGYLYGAEADPTMPSLDADSFLSEYMDRVDSDEDFTGIAQTVFDAFKLGRAAIVAKNYTIRDEQAEIIKENISKVLAVRGVYYLQRGKSILAEGDMASAFHQLSEGFGFVYSLQFTRVPGTTTPYFSKSEVDAFMAQVSAGNGLWDVTAETIDSISNAIADRFDFTVEQTVN from the coding sequence ATGAAGAAAATAGCCTTAAGTTTATTAGTAATAGGAAGTGTTTTAACCTCATGTTCCAGTGATGATGACAACGGAGCATCAGAACCACAGGTAGTTGCGCCAACCACCTATCAATTTGAAAGAGATGGAAATTCAACGGTGAGTTTTAGTGGACAAACTACTAGAATTGCAATGGGAGAAGAATTTGTAAATGCTTTAAAGGATGACTCCTATACAGAATCACAATTAGACGGCATGTTTGCACATGTTGATGGTGCTTCAGATTTCGCTAATGCGGATTTAAATGCGTCAGATAAAAGTATACGAAGCAAAGTTGCGGCATCCAAAGATTATTATTCTGCGAATACAACTGAAGCCAATGCTATAAAATCACAGTTTGATACTTGGATTTCAGATCAGGTTACTGATGTTTTTCCTAATTGGAATAACACGGCATCGGCTGGCACTGCAGGACAATTACAACAAGCAGGTGGTGGCAGCATAAGATATATCAACGCTAAAGGTTTTGAAATTAATCAGCTAGTGGCAAAGGGATTGATTGGTAGTTTAATGACCGACCAAATTCTTAACAATTACCTAAGTCCAGCAGTTTTAGATGAGGCCTCAAATATTACAAATAATAATAATGATGTGGTAGAAGATGGAAAATCCTATACGACAATGGAGCACAAATGGGATGAAGCCTTCGGTTACTTGTATGGTGCAGAAGCAGATCCTACAATGCCAAGCTTAGATGCAGATTCTTTTTTAAGTGAATACATGGATCGTGTAGATTCTGATGAAGATTTTACTGGTATTGCACAAACTGTTTTCGATGCTTTTAAATTGGGAAGAGCTGCTATCGTAGCTAAAAATTATACCATTAGAGATGAACAGGCTGAAATTATTAAAGAAAACATTTCAAAAGTTCTTGCAGTAAGAGGTGTTTATTACTTACAAAGAGGAAAATCGATATTGGCTGAAGGTGATATGGCAAGTGCTTTTCATCAATTATCTGAAGGTTTTGGTTTTGTTTATAGCTTGCAGTTTACTAGAGTACCAGGAACTACCACGCCTTATTTTTCAAAATCTGAGGTTGATGCGTTTATGGCCCAAGTATCAGCAGGTAATGGCTTATGGGATGTCACTGCAGAAACTATAGATTCTATTTCTAATGCGATTGCAGATCGTTTTGACTTTACGGTTGAGCAAACTGTAAATTAA
- a CDS encoding imelysin family protein — protein MIKKALILLAIVFVAAACSSSDEGPGTTNDNFDRTALLTNLADNIIVPALENFQTKLSDLDVARGNFINDINESNLNLLSDAWLEAYKAWQHIEMFNIGEAETQGGSAKGFVVFFNIYPVTVSEIENGAASGVYDLNSANYHDAQGFPALDFLIHGVAVSDTNPIEKFTTNANAIGYIDYMTNVQSQMNSKFSAIINDWQNTYRDIFVANLASSSTGSFSKIVNDFVFYYEAGLRRNKVGIPAGNFSNMPLPEKVEAFYKKDVSKILALEAMNAVVDFFNGRSFDNSTNGEGFANYLDYLERSELKTAIIDQFNTARQKIEVLDNNFYQQVNTDNTKMTEAYDALQMAVVLLKVDMMGAFQVSLDPGYQDNDGD, from the coding sequence ATGATTAAAAAAGCACTGATTCTTTTAGCTATTGTTTTTGTAGCTGCTGCTTGTAGTTCTTCAGATGAAGGTCCTGGGACTACTAACGATAATTTTGATAGAACAGCTTTATTGACCAATTTGGCTGACAATATTATTGTACCTGCATTAGAAAATTTTCAGACAAAACTTTCTGACCTTGATGTTGCCAGAGGAAATTTTATAAATGACATCAACGAGTCTAATTTAAATCTTTTAAGTGATGCTTGGTTAGAAGCTTACAAGGCATGGCAGCATATCGAAATGTTTAATATAGGTGAAGCAGAAACACAAGGAGGAAGTGCTAAAGGTTTTGTTGTGTTTTTTAATATTTATCCAGTTACAGTTTCAGAGATTGAAAATGGCGCAGCAAGTGGAGTTTACGATTTAAATTCTGCTAATTACCACGATGCCCAAGGATTTCCAGCTTTAGATTTTTTAATACATGGTGTGGCTGTTAGCGATACAAATCCAATAGAAAAGTTTACTACAAATGCGAATGCAATTGGTTATATCGATTATATGACTAATGTTCAATCTCAAATGAATAGTAAGTTTAGTGCAATTATAAATGATTGGCAAAATACATATAGAGATATTTTTGTTGCCAATTTGGCTTCAAGTTCTACTGGTTCTTTTAGTAAAATAGTTAATGATTTCGTATTTTATTATGAGGCAGGATTACGAAGAAATAAGGTTGGTATTCCGGCAGGAAACTTTTCAAATATGCCGTTGCCAGAAAAGGTAGAAGCATTTTATAAAAAAGATGTTTCTAAAATATTAGCACTAGAAGCAATGAATGCTGTCGTGGATTTTTTTAATGGTAGAAGCTTTGATAATTCCACAAACGGTGAAGGTTTTGCGAATTACTTGGATTATTTAGAAAGATCTGAATTAAAAACAGCAATAATTGATCAATTCAATACTGCGAGACAAAAAATTGAAGTTTTAGATAATAATTTTTATCAGCAAGTTAATACGGATAATACTAAAATGACCGAAGCATATGATGCCTTACAGATGGCTGTTGTATTGTTAAAAGTTGATATGATGGGAGCTTTTCAGGTGTCTTTAGATCCAGGTTATCAAGATAACGATGGTGATTAA
- a CDS encoding HTTM domain-containing protein has protein sequence MPSKLNTYFKAQTNAAPLAVFRIGFGVMMLASIIRFWSYGWIEKLYIEPKFHFSYYGFEFIKPIGNYTYLIFIICGLSAAFIALGLKYRIAIITFFLSFTYIELMDKTTYLNHYYFISVLSLLMCFLPASAYFSLDAIIRKKQYHQIPKWTIDAIKLLLGIVYVYAGLAKINSDWLFKAMPLKIWLPSKYDLPFIGDNILQQEWFHIAMSWSGMLYDLSIPFLLLYKRTRVFAFVLVVFFHIFTRVLFPIGMFPYVMIVGTLIFFDAKVHERLLEVFRKLFKFLKLKYVKLETSTYSFSNQNIILPILGLFFAIQLLLPFRYMLYPNELFWTEEGYRFSWRVMLMEKAGYAEFKIVDAKKGQSFSVNNSDFLTPFQEKQMSTQPDFILEYAKYLEQHLKAQGHENIEIYVDSYVALNGRSSERYIDPKVDLLKQTESFKPKNWILPFKDEIKGL, from the coding sequence ATGCCAAGTAAACTAAATACATATTTCAAAGCACAAACCAATGCGGCACCTTTGGCGGTATTCAGAATAGGTTTTGGGGTTATGATGTTGGCAAGTATTATTCGATTTTGGTCCTATGGCTGGATAGAGAAATTATATATTGAACCAAAATTTCATTTTTCTTATTATGGGTTCGAATTTATAAAACCCATTGGCAATTACACTTATCTTATTTTTATTATTTGCGGACTTTCAGCTGCATTTATAGCATTAGGTTTAAAATACAGAATAGCGATCATAACCTTTTTTTTAAGCTTCACGTATATCGAGTTAATGGATAAGACCACCTATCTGAATCACTATTATTTTATAAGTGTGTTGAGTTTATTGATGTGTTTTTTACCAGCTAGTGCTTACTTTTCTTTAGATGCTATCATTAGAAAAAAGCAATACCATCAAATCCCTAAATGGACAATCGATGCTATTAAACTATTGTTAGGAATCGTTTATGTTTACGCTGGCTTAGCTAAAATTAATAGTGATTGGTTATTCAAAGCAATGCCACTAAAAATATGGCTACCATCCAAATATGATCTGCCATTTATTGGAGACAACATTTTGCAACAAGAATGGTTTCACATCGCTATGAGTTGGTCTGGAATGTTGTATGATTTAAGTATTCCTTTTTTATTACTTTATAAACGCACGCGCGTTTTTGCATTCGTCCTTGTGGTGTTTTTCCACATTTTTACTCGGGTTTTGTTTCCTATCGGAATGTTTCCTTATGTAATGATTGTAGGCACCTTAATTTTTTTCGATGCAAAAGTACATGAACGCCTATTGGAGGTGTTTCGAAAACTATTCAAATTTTTAAAGTTGAAATATGTAAAACTTGAAACTTCAACATATAGCTTTTCAAATCAAAATATAATTCTACCAATTTTAGGGTTGTTTTTCGCTATTCAATTACTTTTGCCATTTCGTTATATGTTGTATCCCAATGAATTATTTTGGACAGAAGAAGGCTATCGTTTTTCGTGGCGTGTGATGTTAATGGAAAAAGCGGGTTATGCAGAATTCAAGATTGTTGATGCTAAAAAAGGACAGTCGTTTTCGGTCAATAATTCAGATTTTTTAACGCCGTTCCAAGAAAAACAAATGAGCACACAACCTGATTTTATTTTGGAATATGCAAAGTATTTAGAGCAACATTTGAAAGCGCAAGGGCATGAAAATATCGAAATTTATGTAGACAGTTACGTGGCGCTCAACGGACGTTCTAGTGAACGTTATATCGACCCAAAAGTAGATTTGTTAAAGCAAACGGAATCATTTAAACCAAAAAATTGGATTTTACCATTTAAGGATGAAATTAAAGGACTATAG
- a CDS encoding TonB-dependent receptor domain-containing protein, giving the protein MKLKDYSLFIIFFVSVFFLSAQHKVSGIVTSKVSQQPLNNVEVYDKVTGLLAKSNSEGYYEFTTKKQKLSLVFFSFEHQIIEIDLIIEDDVVLNQQLETIGEALTAVEITARKNKVFELTRLRDVEETAIYAGKKTEVVLVEQSMANLATNNARQLYSQVAGLNIYQNDDAGLQLNIGGRGLDPNRTANFNTRQNGYDISADVLGYPESYYSPASEGLRQIQVIRGAASLQYGTQFGGLINFVMKEPNPNKPFELITRNTLGSFGLYTNFTSLSGTKNKWSYYTFFNYKKGDGFRPNSEFESKNIYAHIGYQFNENTSLAAELTYLDYLAQQAGGLTDSMFNEDPYQSNRARNWFEVDWLLYNVKFAHQFSEDTNFTFNFFGLNASRNALGFRTNRVSQVDPGVERDLIKGDFNNYGFETRLLSNYQIFNKEATFLIGSKFYNANNSQQQGPGSDGIGPDFNIRTDEFPNYSDQSDFDFPNLNVAVFGENIFYLNDKFSVTPGFRFEYIKTESEGFYKRINTDAAGNVIFEETVEDNRDFERNFVLLGLGLSYKPTTSLEVYGNISQNYRSVTFSDININNPAFVINPDITDEDGFTIDLGLRGNYKSFVSYDVGAFALLYNGRIGFVQKGLADGRVVSERGNIGNAVMYGVESLFDFNVKKLFKMNNDFSLNYFMNTSFIASEYTNSDQPGIEGNTVEFVPDLNLKTGLRFGYKNLMANVQYTYLGRQFTDATNSVDSNLSGVIGEIPEYDILDLSLSYSYRRFKLETGLNNLLDNAYFTRRATGYPGPGIIPSAPRNWFTTLEVTF; this is encoded by the coding sequence ATGAAATTAAAGGACTATAGTTTATTCATAATATTTTTTGTCAGTGTATTTTTTCTAAGCGCACAACATAAGGTCTCTGGTATTGTGACGAGCAAAGTATCACAACAACCACTAAATAATGTTGAAGTTTACGATAAGGTTACAGGATTATTGGCGAAGTCAAATTCGGAAGGCTATTATGAATTTACGACCAAAAAGCAGAAACTAAGTTTAGTATTCTTTTCGTTCGAACATCAAATTATCGAAATTGACCTAATAATTGAAGATGATGTGGTTTTAAATCAACAATTAGAAACTATAGGCGAAGCATTGACAGCTGTCGAAATCACAGCGCGTAAAAACAAGGTATTCGAGTTAACACGATTAAGGGATGTCGAAGAAACAGCCATTTATGCCGGTAAAAAAACTGAAGTGGTTTTAGTAGAACAATCCATGGCAAATTTAGCAACCAATAATGCAAGACAATTGTACAGCCAGGTGGCAGGTTTAAATATTTACCAAAATGATGATGCAGGATTACAACTTAATATTGGTGGTCGAGGACTGGATCCAAACCGAACGGCCAATTTCAATACCAGACAGAATGGTTACGATATTAGCGCAGATGTTTTAGGTTACCCTGAAAGTTATTACTCGCCAGCTTCCGAAGGGTTAAGGCAAATTCAGGTCATTCGTGGTGCTGCGTCCTTACAGTATGGAACACAATTTGGAGGACTCATTAATTTTGTGATGAAAGAACCTAATCCAAATAAGCCATTCGAACTCATTACCAGAAACACTTTAGGAAGTTTTGGTTTATATACCAATTTCACGAGTCTGAGTGGTACAAAAAACAAATGGAGTTATTACACGTTTTTCAACTATAAAAAGGGCGATGGTTTTCGACCAAATTCAGAATTTGAATCTAAAAATATTTATGCACATATTGGATATCAGTTTAATGAGAACACCTCGTTGGCTGCAGAGCTTACTTATTTAGACTATTTAGCACAACAAGCTGGTGGATTAACAGATAGTATGTTTAATGAAGACCCTTATCAAAGCAATAGAGCTCGAAATTGGTTCGAGGTAGATTGGTTGCTTTACAATGTTAAATTCGCACATCAATTTTCAGAAGACACCAACTTTACGTTTAATTTTTTCGGATTGAATGCCTCCAGAAATGCATTGGGTTTTAGAACCAATAGAGTGAGTCAAGTAGATCCTGGTGTGGAACGCGATTTAATAAAAGGTGATTTTAATAATTACGGTTTTGAAACACGTCTATTAAGTAACTACCAAATATTCAATAAAGAAGCAACATTCTTAATCGGTTCAAAATTTTATAATGCGAATAATAGTCAGCAACAAGGACCTGGTTCGGATGGCATTGGTCCTGATTTCAATATAAGAACTGACGAATTTCCAAATTATTCAGATCAATCAGATTTTGATTTTCCCAACTTGAATGTAGCTGTATTCGGTGAAAATATCTTTTACCTGAATGATAAGTTTTCGGTTACACCAGGTTTTCGATTCGAGTATATAAAGACTGAAAGCGAAGGGTTTTACAAACGCATCAACACAGATGCAGCTGGCAATGTTATTTTTGAAGAAACCGTAGAAGATAATCGTGATTTTGAAAGGAATTTTGTCCTTTTAGGCTTGGGACTTAGTTATAAACCAACCACGAGTCTAGAGGTGTATGGAAATATTTCCCAGAATTACCGTTCCGTTACGTTTTCGGATATTAATATCAACAATCCTGCTTTTGTAATAAATCCAGACATTACAGATGAAGATGGATTTACCATAGATTTAGGTCTAAGGGGAAATTATAAATCTTTTGTCTCTTACGATGTAGGTGCATTCGCCTTATTATATAATGGTAGAATTGGATTTGTTCAAAAAGGACTGGCAGATGGCAGAGTAGTAAGTGAGCGAGGTAATATTGGCAATGCCGTTATGTATGGCGTGGAGTCTTTATTCGATTTTAATGTGAAAAAGCTATTCAAAATGAATAATGACTTCAGTCTGAATTATTTTATGAATACGTCCTTTATAGCATCGGAGTATACCAATTCTGACCAACCAGGCATTGAAGGCAATACTGTAGAGTTTGTACCAGATTTAAATTTAAAAACAGGATTACGATTTGGTTATAAAAATTTGATGGCCAATGTGCAATACACCTATTTAGGTCGTCAATTTACAGATGCAACCAATTCGGTAGATTCGAATTTAAGTGGAGTCATCGGAGAAATTCCAGAATATGACATTTTGGACCTATCATTATCATACTCTTACAGAAGGTTCAAACTAGAAACAGGACTCAATAATTTACTGGACAACGCCTATTTTACAAGACGAGCCACAGGCTATCCAGGACCAGGAATTATTCCGTCTGCACCTCGTAATTGGTTTACAACTTTAGAAGTTACATTTTAG
- the guaB gene encoding IMP dehydrogenase, with the protein MTAHENKIVGEGLTYDDVLLVPAFSEVLPREVSIQTKFTRNITINIPVISAAMDTVTESKMAIAMAQEGGIGVLHKNMTIKQQADKVRRVKRAESGMIIDPVTLPLTATVFDAKSNMAEHSIGGIPIVDDNGKLKGIVTNRDLRFEHENAKPIVEVMTKENLVTAAVGTSLKDAEKILQQNKIEKLLIVDENYKLVGLITFRDITKVTQKPNANKDTFGRLRVAAAIGVTADAVERASALVKAGVDAVIIDTAHGHTKGVVMVLKEIKKKFPKLEVIVGNIATGEAAKYLVEAGADAVKVGIGPGSICTTRVVAGVGFPQFSAVLEVAAAIKGTGVPVIADGGIRYTGDIPKAIAAGADTVMLGSLLAGTKESPGETIIYEGRKFKSYRGMGSVEAMKQGSKDRYFQDVEDDIKKLVPEGIVGRVPYKGELVESIHQFVGGLRAGMGYCGAKDIETLKENGRFVKITSSGINESHPHDVTITKEAPNYSR; encoded by the coding sequence ATGACAGCACACGAAAATAAAATTGTTGGAGAAGGTCTTACTTATGATGACGTACTCTTAGTCCCAGCATTCTCTGAAGTACTTCCTCGCGAAGTCAGTATTCAAACAAAATTTACCCGAAACATTACTATTAACATTCCTGTGATTTCAGCAGCAATGGATACGGTTACCGAAAGTAAAATGGCAATCGCCATGGCACAAGAAGGTGGTATAGGTGTGTTGCACAAAAACATGACGATTAAGCAGCAAGCTGATAAGGTGCGTCGCGTGAAACGTGCAGAAAGCGGCATGATTATCGACCCAGTTACCTTACCCTTAACGGCAACTGTATTTGATGCGAAGTCCAATATGGCAGAACACAGTATTGGCGGCATACCAATTGTGGATGACAATGGCAAGTTAAAAGGGATTGTAACCAATCGTGATTTAAGATTTGAGCACGAAAACGCTAAGCCAATTGTGGAGGTTATGACCAAGGAAAACTTGGTAACTGCTGCTGTAGGCACCTCTTTGAAGGATGCCGAAAAAATTCTTCAACAAAATAAAATCGAGAAATTGCTCATCGTAGATGAAAACTATAAGTTAGTTGGTCTCATTACCTTTAGAGACATTACTAAAGTGACCCAAAAGCCAAATGCTAATAAAGATACTTTCGGAAGATTGCGAGTAGCTGCTGCGATTGGCGTTACGGCAGATGCAGTTGAAAGAGCCTCAGCTTTGGTAAAAGCAGGTGTTGATGCGGTTATTATCGATACAGCTCATGGTCATACTAAGGGCGTAGTGATGGTACTGAAAGAAATTAAAAAGAAATTCCCTAAACTTGAAGTCATAGTAGGGAATATCGCCACTGGCGAAGCTGCAAAATATTTAGTGGAAGCTGGAGCAGATGCCGTTAAAGTCGGAATTGGTCCAGGTTCAATTTGTACCACTAGAGTAGTGGCAGGTGTTGGATTTCCTCAGTTTTCTGCAGTTTTGGAAGTCGCTGCTGCTATAAAAGGTACTGGTGTTCCTGTGATTGCTGATGGAGGTATTCGTTATACAGGCGATATTCCTAAAGCAATTGCTGCTGGTGCAGATACCGTAATGTTAGGATCGCTTTTAGCGGGAACAAAAGAAAGTCCGGGAGAAACCATTATCTACGAAGGCCGAAAATTCAAATCTTACAGAGGTATGGGTTCTGTTGAAGCCATGAAACAAGGGAGTAAAGACCGTTATTTTCAAGATGTGGAAGATGATATTAAAAAATTAGTGCCAGAAGGCATCGTTGGTCGTGTGCCCTATAAAGGTGAATTGGTAGAAAGTATCCATCAATTTGTTGGTGGCCTCAGAGCAGGAATGGGGTATTGTGGTGCCAAAGACATCGAAACCTTAAAGGAAAATGGACGCTTTGTAAAGATTACTAGTTCTGGCATTAACGAAAGTCATCCACATGATGTGACGATTACTAAGGAAGCGCCTAATTATTCGCGTTAA
- a CDS encoding NRAMP family divalent metal transporter, translating into MSKLKTLIKNLGPGLLFASMAIGTSHLVLSTKAGAQYGWIMIIPIILANVLKYPFFEFGIRYTNVTGKSIIEGYHKRGKGYLWLYALITLITSVAGPAALCSITAGLFINLFGIEGISFTTIAVCLFVFNSILLIIGKYKLLETTLKFLIPILFIALLATTILVINSGSATTIVNFDPPKLFDELGILFLITLIGWMPTAVEASSWLSLWSAEKYKVDQYKPTLKDALREFNTGYILTTILAIFFLIIGCMTLYGSGTELSGNAITFADQVITLFTTHIGDWAYVFIAVSAFATMYSTCLTQHDAISRVSIDIIGLLVGKHEKFAGKKYYAIGIIIIAIVSIVVLYTLGANLGLILAIATTTSFVLAPIIGYMNLRNVMSSDVPEANRPKRGLQILTYLGISFLSLLALYYGWILIF; encoded by the coding sequence ATGTCTAAACTAAAAACACTAATTAAAAACCTTGGGCCAGGACTTTTGTTTGCCAGTATGGCTATTGGCACCTCTCACTTAGTCCTTTCCACAAAGGCTGGCGCACAATACGGCTGGATTATGATTATTCCAATCATCTTAGCCAATGTCTTAAAATATCCATTTTTTGAGTTTGGTATTCGTTATACAAATGTTACAGGAAAAAGTATTATTGAAGGTTACCATAAAAGAGGCAAAGGCTATTTGTGGCTTTACGCTTTGATAACTTTGATAACGAGCGTAGCAGGTCCTGCTGCACTCTGTTCGATAACCGCAGGACTTTTCATCAATCTTTTTGGGATTGAAGGTATTTCCTTCACTACGATTGCCGTTTGCTTGTTTGTTTTTAATAGTATTTTATTAATTATTGGTAAGTATAAACTTTTAGAGACCACGTTAAAATTTCTAATTCCTATCCTGTTTATTGCTTTGCTGGCAACAACTATTCTTGTTATCAATTCAGGATCGGCAACGACCATAGTTAACTTTGATCCGCCTAAACTATTTGATGAATTAGGGATTCTGTTCCTTATCACATTAATTGGTTGGATGCCCACGGCAGTTGAAGCCAGTAGCTGGTTAAGTCTTTGGAGTGCTGAAAAATATAAGGTTGATCAATATAAACCAACTTTAAAAGATGCATTACGGGAATTTAATACGGGCTATATATTAACGACTATTCTTGCTATTTTCTTCCTAATTATTGGATGTATGACACTTTACGGTTCTGGAACCGAATTGAGCGGTAATGCCATAACCTTTGCGGATCAGGTCATCACGTTATTTACTACACATATTGGTGATTGGGCCTATGTTTTTATAGCCGTATCTGCCTTTGCCACAATGTACAGCACTTGCCTTACGCAACACGATGCCATTTCGAGGGTTAGTATTGACATCATTGGATTACTTGTTGGAAAACATGAAAAATTTGCTGGTAAAAAATACTACGCTATAGGCATCATTATTATAGCTATTGTTAGCATCGTTGTCCTTTATACTTTGGGTGCAAATTTGGGATTAATCCTTGCAATTGCAACAACGACCTCATTCGTTTTGGCACCAATTATTGGTTATATGAATTTGAGAAATGTGATGAGCAGTGATGTTCCCGAAGCGAATCGTCCTAAAAGAGGATTACAAATTTTGACTTATCTCGGAATCAGCTTTTTGTCATTGCTGGCGCTTTATTATGGTTGGATCTTGATTTTTTGA
- a CDS encoding YqaE/Pmp3 family membrane protein produces the protein MSILTVILCILLPPLAVFLKHGLGTEFLISLILTIIGWLPGVIYAFYVNS, from the coding sequence ATGTCAATACTAACAGTAATCTTATGTATTCTGCTTCCCCCTTTAGCGGTTTTTTTAAAACATGGCTTAGGAACAGAGTTTCTAATTAGTTTAATCTTAACAATAATTGGATGGCTGCCAGGCGTCATTTATGCATTTTACGTAAATAGTTAA
- a CDS encoding SDR family oxidoreductase produces MENILVAGANGTTGKQIVKLLKASQYFNPIAMVREREQMEQFSNQKIDVVCADLTEDLTHAIEGVDKVIFAAGSGGKNVVEVDQEGAKRLIAVSKMANVKKFVMLSSMGADNPEAVEDLQDYLEAKQNADEHLKNSGLNYTIVRPGTLNNSEGKGKIELKEKFNKQGEISRADVAQTLVRALHDDAPKNSTFEILEGDTLIGEALSASSAVVS; encoded by the coding sequence ATGGAAAATATACTAGTCGCAGGTGCTAATGGCACCACAGGAAAACAAATAGTAAAACTTTTAAAAGCTTCACAATACTTTAATCCTATCGCAATGGTTAGAGAACGTGAGCAAATGGAACAGTTTTCAAATCAAAAGATTGATGTGGTATGCGCAGATTTAACAGAAGATCTAACACACGCCATTGAAGGTGTTGATAAAGTGATCTTTGCTGCTGGCTCTGGCGGTAAAAACGTCGTTGAAGTTGATCAAGAGGGTGCAAAACGCTTAATAGCTGTTTCTAAAATGGCTAATGTGAAAAAATTTGTAATGCTAAGTTCCATGGGAGCTGATAATCCTGAAGCCGTTGAAGATCTGCAAGATTATTTAGAAGCAAAGCAAAATGCCGACGAGCATCTTAAAAACAGTGGATTGAATTATACGATTGTAAGACCAGGCACTTTAAATAATTCCGAAGGAAAGGGAAAAATTGAATTAAAAGAAAAATTTAACAAGCAAGGCGAAATCAGCAGGGCAGATGTTGCACAAACCTTAGTTAGAGCGCTGCATGATGATGCGCCTAAAAATTCAACATTTGAAATCTTGGAAGGCGATACGCTAATAGGGGAAGCTTTGAGTGCATCTTCAGCCGTGGTTAGTTAG